From a region of the Candidatus Hydrogenedentota bacterium genome:
- a CDS encoding DUF1837 domain-containing protein, with product MLTHPKPDAFLTVRAHNIDVQPSLSGLCAGYERGSWRTEGLADHLMDWLPEFALSATECEDLRHQNATKLIRRAAKRVYESEKFRNRGEFGELLLHIAIRQVFDSLPAVSKIYYKSARNETVKGFDAVHVVGPPDDLELWLGEAKFYDDIGQAIHDVVAELQAHTDTDYLRDEFALIVNKIDPKWPHAERLRKLLEPETSLDQVFQRACIPVLLTYDSPCVAKHTTCDSTYVRAFESEILTHHKNFSNRKLPREIRIHLFLMPLKEKVHVLQVLDQKLKAWQKI from the coding sequence ATGTTAACGCATCCAAAACCAGACGCGTTCTTGACCGTTCGTGCTCATAATATTGACGTACAACCGTCCCTATCCGGGTTGTGCGCCGGGTACGAACGCGGTTCGTGGCGTACAGAAGGATTAGCGGATCACCTGATGGACTGGCTCCCCGAATTTGCGCTCAGCGCGACAGAATGCGAAGACCTTCGTCATCAGAACGCAACAAAGTTGATCCGCCGCGCAGCAAAACGAGTATATGAATCGGAAAAATTTCGAAACCGAGGCGAGTTTGGGGAACTGCTACTGCACATAGCCATTCGGCAAGTTTTCGATTCGCTACCCGCTGTATCCAAAATCTACTACAAATCGGCTCGCAACGAGACGGTCAAAGGCTTTGACGCAGTGCATGTTGTTGGACCACCCGACGATCTAGAGCTTTGGCTGGGGGAGGCAAAATTCTACGACGACATTGGCCAAGCTATACATGACGTCGTTGCGGAACTGCAGGCCCACACGGACACGGATTACCTACGCGACGAATTTGCTCTGATAGTGAACAAGATCGACCCGAAGTGGCCGCATGCGGAAAGGTTGCGAAAGCTACTCGAGCCGGAGACGTCCCTCGACCAAGTCTTCCAGCGCGCATGCATTCCAGTGCTCCTGACATACGATAGCCCGTGCGTTGCGAAGCATACCACATGCGACTCGACATATGTAAGGGCGTTTGAAAGTGAGATACTTACGCACCACAAGAATTTCTCAAATCGAAAACTACCCAGAGAAATCCGAATTCATCTCTTCCTCATGCCTTTAAAAGAAAAAGTGCATGTGTTGCAGGTCTTGGATCAAAAACTTAAGGCATGGCAGAAGATATGA
- a CDS encoding metallophosphoesterase family protein, which produces MKSTIARLLLLLVWVCGAFAHVGDHPSVHDTVAGVVERMKDTMSIEALRALTVETAAAVLTDDEKHVLATEHLSFDVNVPVDVYVVRDARLGKDPYWLASEGFEQTGLRLKVDDEEFDAWRKSFAAGRVGLGVSSLSGGGDHYFVVLKPKEAGAAIELTNIYPGRHTVGVLTNGAQVYVDRDDKLAAEVPAEFEGAFLLRGDNSRRKEAQIVNIFRVTPYPASARPDHVVLTWSGDPKTTQAIQWRTSTAVKHGKVQYIRKADHNRVNSKKANMVDAETKPLANATLLNDTSIHRHTAVLTNLEPGTTYLYSVGDGSEDGWTELNEFTTAPDATVPFSFVYMGDAQNGLDRWGSLIHHAYRERPDAAFYIMAGDLVNRGAERDDWDTFFQNAKGVFDRRQLVPCLGNHEYQNNDPSLYLEQFALPTNGPAAIGPERAYSFEYSNALFVVLDSNQLPETQTEWLDQQLANSKAVWKFVVYHHPAYSSSVRRDNPGVRKLWGAIFDKYHVDMALQGHDHAYLRTYPMKGEQRVGSPAEGTVYVISVSGTKFYDQGDLDYIEFGMTNVATYQVLDIYIDGDRLVYRAYDIDGAKRDELIIEK; this is translated from the coding sequence ATGAAATCGACTATTGCTCGTCTCTTATTACTCTTGGTATGGGTCTGTGGCGCATTCGCGCACGTGGGCGATCACCCGTCCGTTCACGACACGGTGGCGGGCGTCGTCGAGCGCATGAAAGACACGATGTCGATCGAGGCGTTGCGCGCGTTGACGGTGGAGACGGCGGCGGCGGTCCTCACGGACGACGAGAAACACGTCCTCGCGACCGAGCACCTGTCCTTCGACGTGAACGTGCCGGTGGACGTGTACGTGGTGCGCGATGCGCGGTTGGGTAAGGACCCGTATTGGCTGGCGTCGGAAGGATTCGAGCAGACGGGGCTGCGCCTGAAAGTTGACGACGAAGAATTTGACGCGTGGAGGAAGTCCTTCGCGGCGGGCCGCGTGGGGCTTGGCGTAAGTAGTCTGAGCGGCGGCGGGGACCACTACTTCGTCGTGTTGAAGCCGAAGGAAGCGGGCGCGGCGATCGAGCTGACGAATATCTATCCGGGGCGTCATACCGTCGGCGTGTTGACGAACGGCGCCCAGGTTTATGTCGATCGCGACGACAAACTCGCGGCCGAAGTGCCGGCGGAGTTCGAGGGCGCGTTCCTGTTGCGCGGCGACAACAGCCGCCGCAAGGAAGCCCAGATCGTCAACATCTTCCGCGTCACGCCGTATCCGGCGAGCGCGCGGCCCGATCACGTGGTGCTGACATGGAGCGGCGATCCGAAGACGACTCAGGCGATTCAATGGCGGACCAGCACCGCGGTGAAGCACGGCAAGGTGCAATACATCCGGAAGGCGGACCACAACCGAGTGAACTCGAAGAAAGCGAACATGGTGGACGCGGAAACGAAGCCGCTCGCCAACGCGACGCTGCTGAACGACACGTCGATCCATCGACACACGGCGGTGTTGACGAACCTCGAACCGGGCACTACCTACCTCTACTCGGTCGGCGACGGGTCGGAGGACGGCTGGACCGAGTTGAACGAGTTCACGACGGCTCCGGACGCCACCGTGCCGTTTTCGTTCGTGTACATGGGCGACGCGCAGAACGGACTCGACCGCTGGGGCTCGCTGATTCACCACGCGTACCGCGAACGGCCCGACGCGGCGTTTTACATTATGGCGGGCGACCTCGTGAACCGCGGCGCGGAGCGGGACGATTGGGACACGTTCTTCCAGAACGCCAAGGGCGTATTCGATCGCCGCCAGTTGGTGCCGTGCCTTGGCAATCACGAATATCAGAACAACGATCCGAGTTTGTATCTCGAACAGTTCGCATTGCCCACGAACGGGCCGGCGGCGATTGGCCCGGAACGCGCGTATTCGTTCGAGTACAGCAACGCGCTGTTCGTCGTGCTCGACTCGAACCAGTTGCCGGAGACCCAGACGGAATGGCTCGACCAGCAACTGGCGAATTCAAAGGCGGTGTGGAAGTTTGTGGTTTACCATCACCCTGCCTACTCGTCTTCCGTGAGACGCGACAACCCCGGCGTGCGCAAGCTGTGGGGCGCGATCTTCGACAAGTATCACGTGGACATGGCGCTTCAGGGGCACGACCACGCGTACCTGCGTACGTATCCGATGAAGGGCGAGCAACGCGTCGGGTCGCCGGCGGAAGGCACCGTGTACGTGATCAGCGTGTCGGGCACGAAGTTCTACGATCAGGGGGATCTCGATTACATCGAGTTTGGCATGACCAACGTCGCGACGTATCAGGTGCTCGATATTTACATCGACGGCGACCGTCTGGTCTATCGCGCGTACGACATCGACGGCGCCAAGCGCGACGAACTTATTATCGAGAAGTGA
- a CDS encoding thioester reductase domain-containing protein: protein MDSLLDCLEHWAGEKPDATLFDFLDVKGNSREHYTFRQFYERALGLSMQLTQRAELEYGDRVLLVYPPGLELMVGFFACLEAGAIPVPVCAPMTKASKAAIGRIEHVAQDCGATIALTTSGYLRGICDAPDSPDGGARSSRFLRSARWLATDTITERCSHNGRRKSSPILFLQYTSGSTGDPKGVVVSHGNVIHNARATCPHPPVGVSWLPQYHDMGLIGHQLYMVVMGGSNHGFAPFDFLKRPALWLQTISRVRGTETTAPNFAYGYCLREDKVPDEALLGVDLSSLKMMATAAEPVDATTYLRFFERFEKYGLRRESYEAAYGLAENTLTVSRRGRRVLTVQKQRLQQRQLCIEKTSARNNNQVSVVSCGKPLQGMDVRIVDPESHHALGENAIGEIWIDGDSKCKGYWQRPELSQAIFHARIANESGNPGNYMRTGDLGFFHEGELYVCGRLKDIIIVHGVNYYPQDIEAIVAAEFPNIGPTGPVQTAAFSVDHDGQERLVVAVEVRPNSELVDPATVAKAIRSRYFIDPYQVLFVPPRAISTTTSGKVARGKTRERWMSGELEVLASYVHATPTGGNDSGLRGLFDRVREIYQLTGDEDVTFTDIGVDSLTLVELTLEIKDHFERRGLAELVSELDARFLQRLTVAELSFLLDVYDEGSEAPEAGLRDWLAARQQSDDAQELESMRADAQWQPPAEPADEATPTPQSILMTGATGFFGPFLLSSLLQRTRCAIEVMVRATDSDHGSARLVDALRRTERWTPEIEEEFHTRVRVVCGDLGTHRVGLSDAEWERVCEESDAIVHNAAQVNYVLSYEALRPYNIGGTRELMRLAATKRKKPFHLISSTFIHGWSARPVAAEHEFNEALEELDFGYSQSKCIQEHLVLNAARQGQPVRIYRPTLITASSRGIGSKDDIGVRLLAFMIKYGISVEALNQVSFLPADLVSDHIARIFALERATSNTFHVTTTKYYNMMDVTRSITEQFGYTFTYYPMERFIKEMNRLCKPDDLLYPLLVFFNRSHHKFKPMEPKRYDNRHYRAALAEAKPDVVEPDYRNTVAYIVKHMQREGLIPARDKPISNTGRLSTWAASRESPGVVDAI, encoded by the coding sequence ATGGACAGTCTCTTGGATTGTTTGGAGCATTGGGCCGGCGAGAAGCCCGACGCGACGCTGTTCGACTTTCTCGACGTTAAGGGCAATTCGCGGGAGCACTATACTTTCCGCCAATTCTACGAGCGCGCCCTGGGACTCTCGATGCAGCTCACGCAGCGCGCGGAACTCGAGTACGGCGACAGGGTGTTGCTCGTTTATCCGCCCGGACTGGAATTGATGGTGGGCTTTTTTGCCTGCCTCGAGGCCGGAGCGATTCCCGTTCCGGTGTGCGCGCCGATGACCAAAGCGTCGAAAGCGGCGATTGGCAGAATCGAACACGTTGCGCAGGATTGCGGCGCGACAATCGCCCTCACCACTTCGGGTTACCTGCGCGGAATATGTGACGCGCCGGATTCGCCGGACGGCGGGGCGCGATCGAGCCGGTTCCTGCGGTCCGCGCGTTGGCTGGCGACGGATACGATCACCGAGCGTTGCTCGCACAACGGACGCCGAAAGTCCAGTCCCATTTTGTTCCTTCAATACACCTCGGGATCGACAGGAGACCCGAAGGGCGTTGTAGTCTCGCACGGCAACGTCATTCATAACGCCCGCGCCACCTGCCCGCACCCGCCGGTCGGCGTGTCGTGGCTGCCGCAATATCACGACATGGGGCTCATTGGTCATCAGTTGTACATGGTGGTGATGGGAGGGTCCAACCACGGTTTCGCGCCGTTCGACTTTTTGAAGCGGCCTGCGTTGTGGCTGCAGACGATTTCCCGCGTGCGCGGCACCGAGACGACCGCGCCGAACTTTGCCTATGGTTATTGCCTTCGCGAGGACAAGGTGCCGGACGAAGCCCTCCTCGGCGTGGATTTGAGTTCGCTCAAGATGATGGCCACCGCGGCGGAGCCGGTTGACGCCACGACCTATCTTCGCTTCTTCGAGCGATTCGAGAAGTACGGTCTAAGGCGGGAGTCATACGAGGCGGCGTACGGTTTGGCGGAAAACACGTTGACCGTTTCGCGCCGTGGTCGGCGAGTGCTCACTGTACAGAAGCAGCGCCTGCAACAGCGGCAGTTGTGCATCGAAAAGACGTCGGCGCGAAACAACAATCAGGTATCCGTCGTAAGCTGCGGAAAGCCATTGCAGGGAATGGATGTCCGCATCGTCGATCCGGAGTCGCACCACGCGCTCGGCGAAAACGCTATCGGCGAGATTTGGATTGACGGGGACAGCAAATGCAAGGGATATTGGCAGCGGCCCGAATTGTCGCAAGCCATTTTCCACGCGCGGATCGCGAACGAGTCCGGCAACCCGGGCAACTACATGCGCACCGGCGACCTCGGTTTCTTCCACGAAGGCGAACTGTACGTCTGCGGCCGGCTCAAGGACATCATCATCGTCCACGGCGTCAACTACTATCCGCAAGACATCGAGGCCATCGTCGCCGCGGAGTTCCCGAATATCGGCCCCACGGGGCCGGTGCAGACGGCGGCGTTTTCGGTGGACCATGACGGACAGGAGCGCCTCGTCGTGGCGGTAGAGGTCCGCCCGAATTCCGAACTTGTCGATCCCGCGACCGTCGCGAAGGCGATCCGGTCGCGCTACTTTATCGATCCCTATCAGGTCCTCTTTGTGCCGCCGCGTGCCATTTCCACTACCACATCGGGGAAAGTCGCTCGGGGCAAGACGCGCGAGCGGTGGATGAGCGGCGAGTTGGAGGTCTTGGCCTCGTACGTTCACGCAACGCCAACCGGCGGGAACGACTCCGGCTTGCGAGGGCTGTTCGATCGCGTACGCGAAATCTATCAATTGACCGGGGACGAAGACGTCACCTTTACGGATATCGGCGTGGACTCGCTTACGCTCGTGGAGCTGACTTTGGAGATCAAGGACCATTTCGAGCGGCGCGGCCTCGCCGAACTGGTCTCGGAGTTGGATGCGCGGTTCCTGCAGCGGCTGACCGTGGCTGAATTGTCGTTTCTTCTGGACGTGTACGACGAGGGATCGGAGGCGCCGGAAGCGGGGCTTCGCGATTGGCTTGCCGCGCGTCAGCAGTCCGACGACGCGCAAGAACTCGAGTCGATGCGGGCCGACGCGCAGTGGCAGCCGCCCGCGGAACCTGCGGATGAAGCCACGCCCACGCCGCAGTCCATTTTGATGACAGGCGCTACCGGGTTCTTCGGGCCCTTCCTGCTGAGTAGTCTGCTGCAACGGACGAGGTGCGCAATCGAGGTGATGGTCCGCGCCACGGATTCAGACCACGGCAGCGCGCGGCTGGTGGACGCGCTGCGGCGCACCGAAAGGTGGACGCCGGAGATTGAAGAGGAGTTTCATACCCGTGTCCGCGTGGTGTGCGGGGATCTTGGAACGCACCGCGTGGGCCTGAGCGACGCGGAGTGGGAGCGCGTGTGCGAGGAGAGCGACGCCATCGTGCACAATGCAGCACAGGTGAACTACGTTTTGAGTTACGAAGCGTTGCGGCCGTACAACATCGGCGGTACGCGCGAGCTGATGCGCCTCGCGGCCACGAAACGCAAGAAGCCGTTCCACCTGATATCGAGCACATTCATTCACGGCTGGTCCGCGCGGCCGGTTGCCGCGGAGCACGAGTTCAACGAAGCGTTGGAAGAACTGGATTTCGGCTACTCCCAGTCCAAGTGCATCCAGGAACATTTGGTGCTCAACGCGGCGCGCCAGGGCCAGCCGGTCCGCATCTACCGTCCGACCCTCATCACAGCGTCATCGCGCGGCATTGGAAGCAAGGACGATATCGGCGTGCGCCTGCTGGCGTTCATGATTAAGTACGGCATCTCGGTTGAGGCGCTCAACCAGGTCAGTTTCCTCCCCGCCGATCTCGTGTCCGACCACATCGCGCGGATATTCGCGCTGGAGCGCGCGACCTCGAACACGTTTCACGTCACGACGACGAAGTATTACAACATGATGGACGTGACGCGGAGCATTACCGAACAATTCGGCTATACCTTCACATACTATCCGATGGAGCGTTTCATCAAGGAAATGAACCGGCTGTGCAAACCGGACGATCTACTGTATCCGTTGTTGGTGTTCTTCAATCGTTCGCACCACAAGTTCAAGCCGATGGAACCCAAGCGCTACGACAATCGCCACTATCGAGCCGCATTGGCGGAGGCGAAGCCGGACGTCGTGGAACCGGATTACCGGAATACCGTGGCTTATATCGTCAAACACATGCAGCGGGAGGGTTTGATCCCGGCGCGTGACAAGCCGATATCGAATACGGGGCGGCTATCGACGTGGGCCGCGTCGCGGGAATCGCCCGGCGTCGTCGATGCGATCTGA
- a CDS encoding HigA family addiction module antidote protein, with protein MPRKLKPVHPGEVLLEEFLKPMALSQNRLALEIGVPARRINEIVLGARRITADTALRLARYFGNSAQFWLGLQMDYDLDTAEDILGDRIHREVRVRAART; from the coding sequence ATGCCACGCAAACTAAAGCCGGTACACCCTGGCGAGGTCCTTCTCGAAGAATTCCTCAAGCCGATGGCGCTCAGCCAGAACCGCCTCGCGCTCGAGATCGGCGTGCCCGCGCGCCGCATCAACGAAATCGTCCTGGGCGCCCGCCGCATCACCGCCGACACCGCGCTCCGCCTTGCGCGCTACTTCGGGAATTCGGCCCAATTCTGGCTCGGCCTGCAAATGGACTACGACCTCGACACCGCAGAGGATATTCTTGGCGACCGCATCCACCGCGAGGTCCGCGTCCGCGCCGCCCGCACCTAA
- a CDS encoding HTTM domain-containing protein, whose product MLITAIKARIRSVIEIDYRALAALRISLAAVIIVDLINRAQALTAHYTDRGVYPRAFWIEDQPNRWFFSLHLLGGETVHQAALFLAAGVAAALLLAGYRTRLMTVISWLLILSLHNRNQLVLQSGDTLLRMLLFWSIFLPLGAKYSVDALRAHRAPGEKSARSAATFAILVQVCLVYWFTVLHRTDPMWWNGKAVYYALHLDLFATPLGVWLRQYDGVCTALTYFSIGLELLGPVLVFSPILTRHVRLVVVVLMVIMHMGFALTMKLGLFPVISIAGWIVFIPTHVWDRLDRARLLSALKTKLVTLAAPFAGDAATPRAPAPELNNDLRAFPIEVNPRRIANAACLMLLAYVFCWNVSELTPQFALAMPREYRPLGYLLKLHQDWSMFSPRPTRNDGWFVIEAERINGEKIDLMTGNPPVWEKPELVSRNFPSQRWRKYMMNLREKKYSDHLLYYGRYLTRAWNAKLSGDERINTFDIYFMRETTDYPTVEAPTKVHLWRHNCFAKPPPAENEQQDVAGDGIDP is encoded by the coding sequence GTGCTGATCACCGCAATTAAGGCCAGAATTCGCTCTGTCATCGAGATCGACTATCGCGCGCTTGCGGCGCTTCGGATTTCGCTGGCCGCGGTTATCATCGTCGATTTGATCAATCGCGCGCAGGCGCTGACCGCACACTACACCGACCGCGGGGTCTACCCGCGCGCGTTCTGGATCGAGGACCAGCCCAACCGCTGGTTCTTCTCCCTGCACTTGCTGGGCGGTGAAACAGTCCATCAGGCCGCGTTGTTTCTTGCCGCGGGTGTTGCGGCGGCGCTGCTTCTCGCCGGCTATCGCACGCGGCTCATGACCGTGATAAGTTGGCTGCTCATCCTCTCGCTGCACAACCGCAATCAACTGGTGCTTCAAAGTGGCGACACGCTCCTGCGCATGCTGCTCTTCTGGAGCATATTCCTGCCCCTCGGCGCGAAGTACTCGGTCGACGCGCTGCGCGCACACCGCGCTCCGGGCGAGAAGTCCGCGCGCTCCGCGGCGACCTTCGCGATCCTGGTCCAGGTCTGTCTGGTCTATTGGTTCACCGTTCTGCACCGCACCGATCCGATGTGGTGGAACGGCAAGGCCGTCTACTACGCGCTTCACCTCGACCTATTCGCGACCCCGCTTGGCGTTTGGCTGCGCCAGTACGACGGCGTGTGCACGGCCTTGACCTACTTCTCGATTGGCCTCGAACTGCTCGGGCCTGTCCTCGTCTTCTCGCCGATACTCACTCGGCACGTTCGCCTCGTCGTGGTGGTCCTCATGGTCATCATGCACATGGGTTTCGCGCTGACCATGAAACTCGGTCTCTTCCCCGTCATCTCGATTGCCGGTTGGATCGTATTCATACCAACGCACGTCTGGGACAGGCTCGACCGCGCACGATTGCTCTCAGCCCTCAAGACAAAACTTGTTACGCTTGCCGCGCCATTCGCCGGCGATGCAGCGACACCACGCGCACCGGCGCCCGAATTGAACAACGACCTACGCGCGTTTCCGATCGAGGTCAACCCGAGGCGCATAGCGAATGCCGCGTGCCTCATGCTGTTGGCCTACGTGTTCTGCTGGAACGTCTCCGAACTGACGCCGCAGTTCGCGTTGGCCATGCCCCGCGAGTACCGGCCGCTGGGATACCTGCTGAAACTGCACCAGGATTGGTCGATGTTTTCGCCGAGGCCCACCCGCAACGACGGCTGGTTTGTCATCGAGGCCGAACGCATCAACGGAGAAAAGATCGACCTCATGACCGGCAACCCGCCGGTGTGGGAGAAACCGGAATTGGTGTCGCGCAACTTTCCGTCCCAACGCTGGCGCAAGTACATGATGAACCTGCGCGAGAAGAAGTACAGCGATCATCTCTTGTACTACGGCCGATACCTCACGCGCGCATGGAACGCGAAACTCTCGGGCGACGAACGCATCAACACGTTCGACATCTACTTCATGCGCGAAACGACCGACTACCCCACCGTCGAGGCTCCCACCAAGGTCCACCTCTGGCGCCACAACTGTTTCGCAAAGCCTCCACCGGCCGAAAACGAACAACAGGACGTAGCCGGCGACGGCATCGATCCGTAA
- a CDS encoding DEAD/DEAH box helicase, whose protein sequence is MNINEIRDALRSVDGVSKQPFAILQSIARVVSNPILESAANELVLRALEHRKYFGDLESLLDALARSVGLFPYVDSEALSFRDSIAYEYHRPLNMADDFVFHREQAEVYRRLLDGDNVILSAPTSFGKSRIIDALIATEKFGNIAIIVPTLALIDETRRRLSQFSRRFKIVTHLSQKPDKKNIFIFTAERAVAYDTFPAIEFFVIDEFYKLSGMSDEETRTVALNQAFYRLKKLGGQFYLLGPNIQRIPDGIEKAYRCYFYPTRFATVVSEQIPVRGKGTDLDRLVQLCKHLHEPTLIFCRSPARVNEVAHALIGGRVGINSDRLKPASQWTSRNYHPDWVFGRALVRGIGMHHGKLPRALAQYVVRKFNELELPFLVCTSTLIEGVNTKAKNVVIFDNKIAREQLDFFTFNNIKGRSGRMFEHFVGHVYLFHEPPEEELPFVDIPVFTQDIDTPNSLLMQIDIDDLAPSSRERMRKYEVQEILPLSVMRANTSIDPDAQIRLARALLIEPEKWSSVLDWNHVPTKEQLRIACDLIWSYLVQAARSKGGVYSARQLAFKIWQMRLVPNPAERVRKELVPGRFSAKSPDEAVERVLEFERTWASFELPRYIMALSRIQQAVLEPLGLRFGDFSYFASQVECHFKNPVAAALDEYGIPLQLGEKLTQMIGETENLDTALARIRKIRINALKLEEFEYELLSDALEFLP, encoded by the coding sequence ATGAACATCAATGAAATCCGTGACGCTTTAAGATCAGTTGACGGCGTAAGTAAACAACCGTTCGCTATTCTACAGAGCATTGCCCGCGTAGTTTCGAATCCTATCCTCGAATCCGCAGCCAACGAGCTGGTGTTGCGTGCACTAGAGCACAGAAAGTACTTTGGCGATCTAGAGTCGCTTCTTGATGCGCTTGCTAGATCGGTCGGCTTGTTTCCCTACGTAGATTCGGAAGCATTGTCTTTTAGAGATAGTATCGCTTATGAGTACCACCGACCTCTGAACATGGCGGATGACTTCGTCTTTCACCGCGAGCAAGCGGAGGTATATCGTCGCCTTCTTGATGGTGATAATGTTATCTTGAGCGCGCCAACTAGCTTTGGGAAAAGCCGGATAATCGATGCACTGATTGCGACGGAGAAGTTTGGCAACATCGCGATAATTGTCCCAACATTGGCATTGATTGATGAAACAAGACGGCGACTCTCACAATTCTCGCGTCGCTTTAAGATTGTTACGCATCTTTCCCAAAAGCCGGACAAGAAGAATATTTTCATTTTCACTGCTGAACGAGCCGTTGCGTATGATACATTTCCCGCGATCGAATTCTTTGTAATTGACGAGTTCTATAAATTAAGCGGAATGTCCGATGAGGAAACGCGAACAGTGGCACTTAATCAAGCCTTTTACCGGCTCAAAAAATTGGGCGGTCAGTTCTATTTGCTTGGTCCCAATATTCAGAGGATTCCTGACGGCATTGAAAAGGCTTATCGTTGCTACTTCTACCCGACGAGGTTTGCCACCGTTGTGTCTGAGCAAATCCCAGTTAGAGGCAAGGGAACGGATCTCGATCGCCTTGTACAATTGTGCAAGCATCTTCACGAACCTACATTGATATTCTGCCGCTCCCCAGCAAGGGTTAATGAGGTCGCTCACGCGCTAATCGGAGGTCGAGTTGGTATCAATTCAGATAGACTCAAACCTGCTTCGCAATGGACGTCTCGAAACTATCACCCTGACTGGGTGTTTGGTCGGGCGCTAGTGCGCGGCATTGGCATGCATCATGGCAAGCTTCCACGAGCATTAGCGCAATATGTCGTGCGTAAATTTAACGAATTGGAGCTTCCGTTTCTCGTATGCACATCAACCCTAATTGAGGGGGTGAACACAAAAGCAAAGAATGTCGTCATATTTGACAATAAGATTGCACGAGAACAACTAGATTTTTTTACGTTTAATAATATCAAGGGTCGCTCCGGGCGCATGTTTGAGCATTTCGTCGGTCACGTTTACCTCTTTCATGAGCCGCCGGAGGAAGAACTTCCATTCGTCGACATTCCAGTATTTACTCAAGATATCGATACCCCGAATAGTCTATTGATGCAGATTGACATTGATGATTTAGCTCCATCATCGAGAGAACGCATGAGAAAGTATGAGGTGCAAGAGATTCTACCCCTGTCCGTCATGCGTGCGAACACATCTATCGATCCTGACGCTCAAATTAGACTCGCAAGAGCGCTCCTCATCGAGCCAGAGAAATGGTCTTCGGTTCTTGATTGGAATCATGTTCCGACGAAGGAACAGTTACGAATTGCTTGTGACCTGATCTGGTCATACCTAGTGCAAGCTGCTCGGAGCAAGGGAGGCGTCTACAGCGCCAGGCAATTGGCATTCAAGATATGGCAGATGCGTCTTGTTCCAAATCCCGCTGAGCGCGTGCGCAAAGAACTTGTGCCAGGACGATTCTCCGCAAAGTCGCCAGATGAGGCGGTGGAAAGGGTTTTAGAGTTCGAACGGACATGGGCTAGCTTCGAGCTACCACGGTACATCATGGCCTTATCACGAATTCAGCAAGCTGTGCTGGAGCCGTTGGGCTTACGCTTTGGCGACTTCTCCTACTTCGCGTCTCAAGTCGAATGTCACTTCAAGAACCCCGTGGCTGCTGCATTAGATGAGTACGGTATTCCCCTTCAGCTTGGCGAAAAGCTGACGCAGATGATTGGTGAAACGGAAAACCTGGACACGGCACTAGCCAGGATTCGTAAGATAAGGATCAACGCACTCAAGTTAGAAGAGTTTGAATACGAACTCTTGTCGGACGCACTCGAATTTCTGCCCTAG
- a CDS encoding type II toxin-antitoxin system RelE/ParE family toxin, which yields MIRTFKCKDTEKIFRRDGSRKFPPAIQQAAFRKLRMLHRSVSVNDLRIPPANHLEKLSGNREGQYSIRINDQWRICFEWRDGHAYYVEIVDYH from the coding sequence ATGATACGCACCTTCAAGTGCAAGGACACGGAAAAAATCTTCCGGCGCGACGGTTCGCGTAAATTTCCGCCGGCAATTCAACAAGCGGCATTTCGGAAGCTCCGGATGTTGCACCGGTCCGTATCGGTAAACGATCTGCGGATACCGCCTGCGAACCATTTGGAAAAACTTAGCGGAAACCGCGAAGGGCAATACAGCATACGCATCAACGATCAATGGCGAATCTGTTTCGAGTGGCGCGACGGCCACGCTTACTACGTCGAGATCGTGGATTACCACTAG
- a CDS encoding dihydrofolate reductase family protein, with the protein MRPLRYSINVTLDGCCDHRVGIPDEELHRHAVENLNRADALIFGRVIYEMMETAFRTPAWEVLPDWMHPFARTIDAAKKYVVSSTLERVDWNAELLRGDLGNAVQKLKQEPGKGLATGGVTLPLALAELGLIDEYEFIVHPRLTGHGPTPFAGLSKYVDLKLVSRLEFASGAVALRYEPKW; encoded by the coding sequence ATGCGACCCCTTCGGTATTCCATCAATGTCACCTTGGACGGGTGTTGCGATCATCGTGTGGGCATCCCGGACGAGGAGTTGCATCGTCACGCCGTCGAAAACCTTAACCGGGCCGATGCCCTCATCTTTGGCCGCGTGATCTACGAAATGATGGAGACAGCGTTTCGGACGCCGGCCTGGGAAGTGCTGCCCGACTGGATGCACCCCTTCGCGCGAACGATCGACGCCGCCAAGAAGTACGTCGTGTCGAGCACGCTCGAACGAGTCGATTGGAACGCGGAACTCTTGCGCGGCGATCTCGGGAACGCCGTTCAAAAGCTCAAGCAGGAGCCAGGCAAGGGACTGGCAACGGGCGGCGTGACACTCCCGCTGGCCTTGGCCGAGCTGGGATTGATCGACGAGTACGAGTTCATCGTGCATCCCAGACTGACAGGCCATGGGCCAACGCCGTTCGCGGGGCTCTCGAAGTATGTCGACTTGAAGCTCGTGAGCCGGCTCGAGTTCGCCTCGGGGGCAGTGGCGCTGCGGTATGAGCCGAAATGGTAG